The genomic DNA AGGATTGTTCCAGGGCTTTGCGGAAGGGTTCGGTCCGGCGGGTGAAATACTGGGCGCCGTGGTCGACCCGGTGTTCCCGCCAACGTTTGGTCGCGCAGCGTCCGCCGAAGCCGCGGGATTTTTCGAAAACGACCACGCGGCAACCGGCATCGTGCAGCACCCGGGCCGCGGCCACACCGGCCATGCCTGCTCCGATGACGGCGATGGAAAGAGGGCTAGCCATACATTCAGTCCGGTCTGGGAAAATCCGCCAACAGTCCGGCCAAGCGGGGGTAGTCGTGCAGTCCGGTGATCCATTCGGGGGGCAGGCCTTCCTTCCCGGAACGGGCGCCGGTGAGGGCGCCGACGACCACGCCGCGGTGGCAGTTGTCGCCGCCCAATCGCGTGTTGGCCATGATTGCGCCGCGAGGGTCGTTTTCGTATTTGCAGGCCAGGAAGAGGGCGGCGGGAAAAGCGTCCCCTATGTAGCAGGCGGTGCTGAAACGGGAACCGACGACATGGGATTCGTCCTCCTCGCGGGCCCACCGGGCGTAGGGGTGTTCCAGGGCGGGATGTGCGGCCGGGCCTAGATTTTTCGAAGCGGAGGTCCAGTTTTCTCCCAGGATGAAGGCCTGGAGCAAACGGGCGAAGGTGCGGGCGGCGTCCTGGACCTGGGCGTTTTTGTGGGTCAGCGAGACATGGCTTTGCACGGCCTGGAGGAGTTTTTCGTCGTCGTGCAGATACCAGAGCACGAGGGGGACGACCATGGCGAGTCCGC from Candidatus Methylacidiphilales bacterium includes the following:
- a CDS encoding ADP-ribosylglycohydrolase family protein codes for the protein MSVSRAHGAWWGSFIGDALAMPAHWYYSRALIARDYGTLDSYKPPLPHHPDSILWRSHYTATGPKDDILHDQARFWGLKDIHYHQFLQAGENTLNLKLAAVLAESLISCQGYDRNDFVQRYLAFMLTPGSHRDTYVEEFHRGFFQNHAKGKKPDRCGIDDIHIGGLAMVVPLVLWYLHDDEKLLQAVQSHVSLTHKNAQVQDAARTFARLLQAFILGENWTSASKNLGPAAHPALEHPYARWAREEDESHVVGSRFSTACYIGDAFPAALFLACKYENDPRGAIMANTRLGGDNCHRGVVVGALTGARSGKEGLPPEWITGLHDYPRLAGLLADFPRPD